GGACGTCATTCCACTGGTGTCTGAGCTGTTACTGAGGGGACTAACAGAACCAAACTCCTAAATGAATGTAGAATTCATACGGGCTcttccatctctgagggactaaCAGAACCAAACTCCAAAATTAATGTAGAATTCATACGGGCTcttccatctctgagggactaaCAGAACCAAACTCCTAAATGAATGTAGAATTCATACGGGCTCTTCCATCTCTTATAAAGCACTTGTTACAGCTTGAATGTTGGACACAAACAATAACAGGAGCCCCGTTCGACTGAGTTTTATTGAAACGCGTCATGGCGATGACactcaactggcaccctattccctatagaaggctctggtccaaagtagtgctcTACGccgtgaatagggtgccatttgagagtgTCTGAATAGTTCCTGGAGGCGGGCTCATGCAGCAGGGGCGTGACCAATCAGCTTCACCTCAACGGGGTAGTGGTCGCTGACAGCCAATgcctgagagggggagagagagtagagctgtACCAGTAAGACACTGTTACTCTACCTAGCTCAACACCAACCATTTAAAATGGGCTACTAAAATCATTCCAATCCCGATTAGAAGGCAAATACAAGTAGCTgtctcttattgactgaggtgaatgttcagtctcttattgactgaggtgaatgttcagtctcttattgactgaggtgaatgttcagtctcttattgactgaggtgaatgttcagtctcttattgactgaggtgaatgttcagtctctgagGTGAATGTTAAGTCTCTGAGGTGAATGTTAagtctcttattgactgaggtgaatgttcagtctcttattgactgaggtgaatgttcagtctcttattgactgaggtgaatgttcagtctcttattgactgaggtgaatgttcagtctcttattgactgaggtgaatgttcagtctcttattgactgaggtgaatgttcagtctcctattgactgaggtgaatgttcagtctcttattgactgaggtgaatgttcagccTCTGAGGTGAATGTTAAGTatcttattgactgaggtgaatgttcagcctctgaggtgaatgttcagtctcttattgactgaggtgaatgttcagtctcttattgactgaggtgaatgttcagtctcttattgactgaggtgaatgttcagtctctgagGTGAATGTTAagtctcttattgactgaggtgaatgttcagtctcttattgactgaggtgaatgttcagtctcttattgactgaggtgaatgttcagtctcttattgactgaggtgaatgttcagtctcttattgactgaggtgaatgttcagtctcttattgactgaggtgaatgttcagtctcttattgactgaggtgaatgttcagtctctgaggtgaatgttcagtctcttattgactgaggtgaatgttcagtctcttattgactgaggtgaatgttcagtctctgagGTGAATGTTAagtctcttattgactgaggtgaatgttcagtctcttattgactgaggtgaatgttcagtctcttattgactgaggtgaatgttcagtctcttattgactgaggtgaatgttcagtctcttattgactgaggtgaatgttcagtctcttattgactgaggtgaatgttcagtctcttattgactgaggtgaatgttcagtctctgagGTGAATGTTAagtctcttattgactgaggtgaatgttcagtctcttattgactgaggtgaatgttcagtctcttattgactgaggtgaatgttcagtctcttattgactgaggtgaatgttcagtctcttattgactgaggtgaatgttcagtctcttattgactgaggtgaatgttcagtctcttattgactgaggtgaatgttcagtctctgaggtgaatgttcagtctctttttgactgaggtgaatgttcagccgacaaggtgaaaaatctgtccatGTGGCCtcaagcaaggcacttaaccctgatTCGCTCCATGtttgaccctgtaaaacaacacctatcatactactatgactgaccctgtaaaacaacacctatcatactactatgactgaccctgtacaacaacacctatcatactactatgactgaccctgtacaacaacacctatcatactactatgactgaccctgtacaacaacacctatcatactactatgactgaccctgtacaacaacacctatcatactactatgtctgaccctgtaaaacaacacctatcatactactatgaccctgtacaacaacacctatcatactactatgactgaccctgtacaacaatacctatcatactactatgactgaccctgtaaaacaacacctatcatactactatgactgaccctgtacaacaacacctatcacactactatgactgaccctgtacaacaacacctatcatactactatgactgaccctgtacaacaacacctatcacactactatgactgaccctgtacaacaacacctatcatactactatgactgaccctataaaacaacacctatcacactactatgactgaccctataaaacaacacctatcatactactatgactgaccctgtacaacaacacctatcatactactatgactgaccctgtacaacaacacctatcatactactacgaccctgtaaaacaacacctatcatactactatgactgaccctgtaaaacaacacctatcatactactatgactgaccctataaaacaacacctatcacactactatgactgaccctgtaaaacaacacactgcacctatcatactactacgaccctgtaaaacaacacatttcactgcaccaatCCGGTGTATgagataataaataaaataatattataataataataaaacattgaACGTTTAGCGCTTCAATGCTGTCAGTTGTGTAGATTGACCTGATATTGTGTTGACTTCGTGCCACATCACATGACTGAGTCCACCTTTAAGGGTTAAGAGTTGTTACCGTGCTGTGGCTGAGCTTCAGGTGAGTCATGTAGTTGAACACCTCAGCCGACCCAGGGACCACTCCTCTCATCATCTCAGTGGTGGCCACCACCCTTCACAACCACAccaacagttagtgtgtgtgagtgagtgagtgtgtgagtgtgtgagtgagtgagtgagtgtgagtgagtgagagtgtgagtgtgtgtatgaatgtgtgagtgactgagtgactgtgtATGCTAGGTCTGACCTGTCGTGGAggcagttggtgtgtgtgtgtgtttaattgtgtgtgtgtggttgcataTGTATAGGTGCATCGGTGTCTGACCTGTCTTAGGGACAGTCGGTGTTAGAGACCGTGGTgtcagccagtgtgtgtgtgtgtgtataggtgtataggtgtCTCTGACCTGTCGTAGGGACAGTCGGTGTTAGAGACCGTGGTGTCACCGTGGTCAGGTatcagccagtgtgtgtgtgtgtgtgtgtgtgtgtgtgtgtgtgtgtgtgtgtgtgtataggtgtataggtgtCTCTGACCTGTCGTAGGGACAGTCGGTGTTAGACACCGTGGTGTCAGCGTGGTCAGGGATCAGCCAGTGGTATCTGTGGTCTGTGAAGAGACGTATCTGCTGCCAGTCTGATCCACTGACGTAGCGACAGCCTGCGTTGAAGTCCCCCAGCAGCACTATGTCctgccaatcaatcaatcaaccaattaattaaatcaatcaatcaattaattcatcaatcaaacaATCATTCAACCAATcaattaattcatcaatcaaccaatcatttaattcaatcaatcaattaatcaatcaattcatcaatcaattcatcaatcaaataatcaatcaaccaatcaattcattcaatcaatcaattcatcaatcaaacaatcaatcaattaattcatcaatcaaacaatcaatcaattaattcATCAATCGATCAAACCTTTGTGTGCAAGTCAAGTTTCATGTTTTAATGTTATGTGCACAAggacagtgaaatgccttttatCTTGTAAACTCTAAAACCTAACAATGCAACAATCAACATCAACGTAGtacaacactgaacaaaacaataaacccaacaatgcaacaATCAACATCAACGTAGtacaacactgaacaaaacaataaacccaacaatgcaacaatttctaacattttactgagttacagttcatataaggaaatgagTCAATTTAAATATTCATtcggctctaatctatggatttcactggGAATTAATAAAGATGCATAATTTGTTACGATGGAAATCTGGTGTATCTATGTCATACAGTttagttatatttcagtcttctgtgatgaaTATAATAATATTGGGATTGAATCTCAACGGAATACATTTAACCTCTATAACTCAATAGTATGAAGgggtccttaatgttttgtacactcagtgtaaatgaTGGTtatatgtccgtgtgtgtgtgtgtgtggagtcagtatacaggtgtcagtgtgtgtgtgtggagtcagtatacacgtgccagtgtgtgtgtggagtcagtacacacgtgtcagtgtgtgtgtgtggagtcagtataaacgtgtcagtgtgtgtgtgtgtggagtcagtatacacgtgtcagtgtgtgtgtgtgtgtgtggagtcagtatacacgtgtcagtgtgtgtgtgtgtgtgtggagtcagtatacacgtgtcagtgtgtgtgtgtgtgtggagtcagtatacacgtgtcagtgtgtgtgtgtgtagagtccataGAGAGAAAATAAAATCAAAGCCAGTATTGAAGTCCCCTAGCAGAACTactacagaggagtgtgtgtgttagtgtgtatcagtgtgtatcagtgtgtatcagtgtgtatctgtgtgtatcagtgtgtatcagtgtgtgtgtatcagtgtgtgtgtatcagtgtgtatcagtgtgtgtatcagtgtgtgtatcagtgtgtgtgtatcagtgtgtatcagtgtgtatcagtgtgtatcagtgtgtgtgtatcagtttgtgtgtatcagtgtgtgtatcagtgtgtgtatcagtgtgtgtgtatcagtgtgtatcagtgtgtatcagtgtgtgtcagtgtgtgtgtatcagtgtgtgtgtcagtgtgtatcagtgtgtgtgtgtgtgtatctgtatcagtgtgtgtgtgtgtgtatcagtgtgtgtgtgtcagtgtgtatcagtgtgtgtgtatcagtgtgtgtcagtgtgtatcagtgtgtgtcagtgtgtatcagtgtgtgtgtgtgtgtgtatcagtgtgtatcagtgtgtgtgtgtgtgtatcagtgtgtgtgtgtgtgtgtgtatcagtgtgtgtgttgtatagtcACATTGGTGTTCCAGCGAGCTCTGACGTCAGCGGCCACATCGTACAGAGCATCAACCTCCTTCACTGCCGAGTCTGGAGACGTGTGTTGAGGAATCAAAACAAAGTTCCTCACAgctagaagagagggagggagggaggtggggagggagagagggaggtggggagagagagagggaggtggggagagagagggagagagagagggggagggagggagggaggtggggagggagggaggtggggagagagagggagagagagagggggagggagggagggaggtggggagggagagagggaggtggggagagagaggggagagagagagggggagggagggagggaggtggggagggagagagggaggtggggaggtggagagagagggagggagagagggaggtggggagagagggaggtgggaagagagggaggtggggagagagggagggagggagggagggggggagggaggtggggagagagggagggaggtggggaggtggggagagagggaggtggggagagagggagggagagagggaggtggggagagagggggggagagagggagggagggagggggagggagggggagggagagaggtggggaggtggggagggaggtggggagagagggagggagggagagagggagggggagggagggagagagggaggtagggagagagggggagagagagggggagggaggtggggaggtggggagggaggtggggagagagggagggagggagagagggaggtggggagggaggtggggagggagggggagggaggggggagagagagagggggagggagggaggtggggaggtggggagggagagagggagagagggaggtgggggagagagggagagagggaggtggggagggagggagggggagggagggaggtggggaggtggggagggagagagggagagagggaggtggggagagagggaggtggggagagagggagagagggagggggagggaggtggggagagagagggaggtggggagggagggagggagggagggagggagggagggagggagggagggagggagggagggagggagggagggagggagagaaaaacacCGAAAGAGGAATGGAGAGTTAAAGATTTAATATCTTCATTAATCAAGACAGTTCCAAAATGTTTTACAGCAGTCAAGTTTTTCAAGAtattcagcctggtctcatagacgagATGTATATCATAGATGATATAGATACACTAGAtattcagcctggtctcatagacgagATGTATATCATAGATGATATAGATAGACTGGAtattcagcctggtctcatagacgagATGTATATCATAGATGATATAGATACACTAGAtattcagcctggtctcatagacgagATGTATATCATAGATGATATAGATACACTAGAtattcagcctggtctcatagacgagATGTATATCATAGTTGATGTAGACGAGATGGAACTGTAACACTGGGAGATGTATATCATAGATGATATAGACGAGATGGAACTGTAACACTGGGAGATGTATATCATAGATGATATAGACGAGATGGAACTGTAACACTGGGAGATGTATATCATAGATGATATAGACGAGATGGAACTGTAACACTGGGAGATGTATATCATAGATGATATAGACGAGATGGAACTGTAACGCTGGGAGAAGCAGGTTCAGTATTTAATAAATGAACatagaacaaaacaagaaacacgggTACAGACATGATGAACACTGGACCAGAACCAATAacggggaaggaaccaaagggaggtgatggagacagacagttgaagtgggaagtttacatacacttaggttggagtcattaaaactagtttacatacacttaggttggagtcattagaactcgttttacaaccactccacaaatgtattgttaacaaattatagttttggcaagtcggttaggacatctactttgtgcatgacacaagtcatttttccaacaattgtttacagacagattatttcacttataattcattgtatcacaattccagtgggtcagaagtttacatacactaaagttgactgtgcctttaaacagcttggaaaattccagaaaaattatgtcatggctttagaagtttctgataggctaattgacataatttgtgtcaattggaggtgtacctgtggatgtatttcaaggtctaccttcaacctcagtgcatctttgcctgacatcatgggaaaatcaaaataaatcagccaagacctcagatgaaaattgtagacctccccaagtctggttcatccttgggagcaatttccaaacacctgaaggtactaagttcatctgtacaaacaatagtacgcaagtataaacaccatgggaccaggcagccgtcataccgctcaggaaggagacacattctgtctccgagagatgaacgtactttggtgcgaaaagtgcaaatcaatcccagaacaacagcaaaggaccttctgaagatgctggaggaaacaggtacaaaagtatctatatccacagtaaaacaagtcctatatcgagataaccacagttgacagtgcatgtcagagcaaaaaccaagccatgaggttgaaggaattgtccgtagagctctgagacaggattttgtcaaggcacagatccagagaagggtaccaaaacatgtctgcagcattgaaggtcaccaaggtcaccatagtggcctccatggtcaccatagtggcctccatcattctgcagcattgaaggtcaccatagtggcctccatcattctgcagcattgaaggtcaccaaggtcaccatagtggcctccatcattcaattggaagaagtttggatccaccaaAACACTTcgtagagctggccacccggccaagccgagcattcgggggagaagaaccttggtcagcgaggtgaccaaaaacctgatggtcactctgacagcactccaccaatcaggcctttatgttagagtagccagatgaaagccactcctctttaaaaaaaagcacatgacagccaaaAAACCtcatgtaaatagtccgggtggccatttgattaattgtccaGCGGTCTTATGGCTTTTGGACCAAgccttggcgctccggtaccgcttgccgtgcggtagcagagaaaacagtctatgacttgggtgactggaatctTTGACCagtttttgggccttcctcttacaccgcctagtatagaggtcctggatggcaggaagcttggccccagtgatgtactgggccgagggcactaccctctgtagcgccttacggtcggatgccgaacagttgccataccaggcggtgatgcaaccagtcaggatgctctcgatggtgcagctgtatgaTGCAAAATGCTTCATGACTCTTTGCCTCTTCAAAGTcgaatatcttgaaaacttgccTGCTGACACGCAACACATCTtgggactgactgtatcaacaggactaatggactgactgtatcaacaggactaatggactgactgtatcaacaggactaatggactgactgtatcaacaggactaatggactaatggactgactgtatcaacaggactaatggactgactgcatcaacaggactaatggactgactgtatcaacaggactaatggactgactgtatcaacaggactaatggactgactgtatcaacaggactaatggactgactgtatcaacaggactaatggactgactgaatcaactggactaatggactgactgtaacaacaggactaatggactgactgtatcaacaggactaatggactgactgtatcaacaggactaatggactgactgtatcaacaggactaatggactgactgtatcaacaggactaatggactgactgtatcaacaggactaatggactaactgtatcaacaggactaatggactgactgtatcaacaggactaatggactgactgtatcaacaggactaatggactgactgtatcaacaggactaatggactgactgtatcaacaggactaatggactgactgtatcaacaggactaatggactgactgtatcaacaggactaatggactgactgtatcaacaggactaatggactgactgtatcaacatgactaatggactgactgtatcaacatgactaatggactgactgtatcaacaggactaatggactgactgtatcaacaggactaatggactgactgtatcaacaggactaatggactgactgtatcaacaggactaatggactgactgtaacaacaggactaatggactgactgtatcaacaggactaatggactgactgtatcaacaggactaatggactaatggactgactgtatcaacaggactaatggactgactgtatcaacaggactaatggactgactgcatcaacaggactaatggactgactgtatcaacaggactaatggactgactgtatcaacaggactaatggactaatggactgactgtatcaacaggactaatggactgactgtatcaacaggactaatggactgactgtaacaacaggactaatggactaatggactctctctctctctaactctctctctctcacacacacacacacacactgaatctctctctccctctcattccccctctccctccccactctctcccccatctccatctccctcccccaacccacctctccccatcaccccccCACATCCCCTTCTACCTGTGTAGTTCGAGGAGAACATAACAATGAAGGGTTCTCTGATGAAGGTATCTGTACCGCAGGGCTCACAGCCGTCATCGTACGTGTAGTTCTTAGCCACAGAGACCGTCTCCTCTCTATCATATAACAGGACAAACACACGCTTTAGGAGATGGTTTCAGTGTTTAGTACAGCACAGAACGACAAAGTACAGAACAGAACCTGTACAGATaagagttacagtgccttgcgaaagtattcggcccccttgaactttgcgaccttttgccacatttcaggcttcaaacataaagatataaaactgtattttttttgtgaagaatcaacaagtgggacacaatcatgaagtggaacgacatttattggatatttcaaacttttttaacaaatcaaaaactgaaaaattgggcgtgcaaaattattcagcccccttaagttaatactttgtagcgccaccttttgctgcgattacagctgtaagtcgcttggggtatgtctctatcagttttgcacatcgagagactgaaattttttcccattcctccttgcaaaacaggtcgagctcagtgaggttggatggagagcatttgtgaacagcagttttcagttctttccacagattctcgattggattcaggtctggactttgacttggccattctaacacctggatatgtttatttttaaccattccattgtagattttgctttatgttttggatcattgtcttgttggaagacaaatctccgtcccagtctcaggtcttttgcagactccatcaggttttcttccagaatggtcctgtatttggctccatccatcttcccatcaattttaaccatcttccctgtctctgctgaagaaaagcaggcccaaaccatgatgctgccaccaccatgtttgacagtggggatggtgtgttcagggtgatgagctgtgttgcttttacgccaaacataactttttgcattgttgccaaaaagtttaattttggtttcatctgaccagagcaccttcttccacatgtttggtgtgtctcccaggtggcttgtggcaaactttaaacgacactttttatggatatctttaagaaatggctttcttcttgccactctcccataaaggccagatttgtgcaatatacgactgattgttgtcctatggacagactcTCCCACCTCAGCAGTACAtgtctgcagttcatccagagtgatcatgggcctcttggctgcatctctgatcagtcttctccttgtatgagctgaaagtttagagggacggccaggtcttggtagatttgcagtggtctgatacttccatttcaatattatcgcttgcacagtgctccttgggatgtttaaagcttgggaaatctttttttatccaaatccggctttaaacttcttcacaacagtatctcggacctgcctggtgtgttccttgttcttcatgatgttctctgcgcttttaacggacctctgagactatcacagtgcaggtgcatttatacggagacttgattacacacaggtggattgtatttatcatcattagtcatttaggtcaacattggatcattcagagatcctcactgaacctctggagagagtttgctgcactgaaagtaaaggggctgaatcattttgcacgcccaatttttttcgtttttgatttgttcaaaaagtttgaaatat
This region of Oncorhynchus gorbuscha isolate QuinsamMale2020 ecotype Even-year unplaced genomic scaffold, OgorEven_v1.0 Un_scaffold_987, whole genome shotgun sequence genomic DNA includes:
- the LOC124020921 gene encoding deoxyribonuclease-1-like — its product is MRVACLLVLFPLALVQLGGCLLLGAFNIKTFGDKKSSNSTLMDIITQIVHRYDIVLIQEVRDTDLSATNKLMQHVNKGLSPYRYSHIVSEELGRSTYTERYLYLYREETVSVAKNYTYDDGCEPCGTDTFIREPFIVMFSSNYTAVRNFVLIPQHTSPDSAVKEVDALYDVAADVRARWNTNDIVLLGDFNAGCRYVSGSDWQQIRLFTDHRYHWLIPDHADTTVSNTDCPYDRVVATTEMMRGVVPGSAEVFNYMTHLKLSHSTALAVSDHYPVEVKLIGHAPAA